The following are from one region of the Vibrio parahaemolyticus genome:
- the rnb gene encoding exoribonuclease II: protein MFQDNPLLAQLKQQIQENLPKKEGSIKATDKGFGFLEVDSKTSFFIPPAYMKKCIHGDKVVAIIRTENEREVAEPQELIEQSLTRFIGRVKMFKGKLNVVPDHPQLKKLSLKAKLKKGLKPDNFAEGDWVVAHLVRHPLKGDNTFFVEISEKITDADDKIAPWWVTLAQNDLPNSEPAGIENWELKDDADLERIDMTHVPFVTIDGESTKDMDDALYAKKTESGDFELTIAIADPTAYITPEDEMDKVARERGYTIYLPGRNIPMLPRDLADNLCSLIEGEIRPAICCTVTVSKDGVIGDDIKFFAANIKSHARLAYDHVSDWLENGNSDAWQPSEEIATIVRDLYEFSLARAEWREKNAVVFPDRPDYRFELSEDNDVIAIHADMRRSANRLVEESMITANICAGRTLREKFETGVFNTHAGLKPEKIEEVVQLVNPEGTLEFTAESIATLEGFAALRRWLAVQETSYLDNRIRKFQAYSEVGNQPLPHYAMGLDIYATWTSPIRKYGDMINHRMLKAVILDKEPVQKPDDQVGEELALHRKHHKIAERNVSDWLYARTLADEPSKQTCFTGEIFDINRAGARVRLLENGAAAFIPGALILDNKERIECNGDNGTISIDKEVVYKLGDTLEIVLADVNQENRSLVAKPTQVFADQPAPQTEQTVSEE from the coding sequence ATGTTTCAAGATAACCCGCTATTAGCCCAGCTTAAGCAGCAAATCCAAGAAAACCTGCCTAAAAAAGAAGGTTCAATCAAAGCAACAGATAAAGGCTTTGGTTTCCTGGAAGTGGACAGCAAGACCAGCTTCTTCATCCCACCAGCGTACATGAAAAAGTGCATTCACGGCGACAAAGTCGTGGCCATCATCCGTACTGAAAATGAACGTGAAGTCGCAGAACCACAAGAGCTGATCGAACAATCTCTTACTCGCTTTATCGGTCGAGTAAAGATGTTCAAAGGCAAGCTAAATGTCGTGCCTGACCATCCTCAACTAAAGAAATTGTCTCTAAAAGCGAAACTGAAGAAAGGTTTAAAGCCTGATAACTTCGCGGAAGGTGATTGGGTTGTAGCACATCTTGTTCGTCACCCGCTAAAAGGCGACAACACGTTCTTCGTTGAAATTTCAGAGAAAATCACTGACGCTGATGACAAAATCGCACCGTGGTGGGTAACGCTAGCGCAAAACGATCTACCAAACTCAGAACCTGCTGGCATTGAGAACTGGGAATTAAAAGATGACGCCGATCTAGAGCGCATCGACATGACTCATGTTCCTTTCGTCACAATCGATGGTGAATCAACCAAAGATATGGATGACGCGTTGTACGCGAAGAAAACAGAATCTGGTGATTTTGAGTTAACTATCGCGATTGCTGACCCAACTGCGTACATCACACCTGAAGACGAAATGGATAAAGTCGCGCGTGAGCGTGGTTACACCATTTATCTACCAGGCCGTAACATCCCGATGTTACCTCGCGATCTAGCGGACAACCTATGTTCTCTAATTGAAGGCGAAATCCGCCCAGCAATCTGCTGCACCGTAACAGTGAGCAAAGACGGTGTGATTGGTGACGATATCAAATTCTTCGCTGCAAACATCAAGTCACATGCGCGCCTAGCATACGATCACGTTTCTGATTGGCTAGAAAACGGCAACTCTGACGCATGGCAACCTTCAGAAGAAATCGCAACTATCGTACGTGATCTATACGAGTTTTCTCTAGCTCGCGCAGAATGGCGTGAGAAAAACGCAGTCGTATTCCCTGACCGTCCTGACTACCGTTTTGAGCTAAGTGAAGACAATGACGTTATCGCTATTCACGCTGATATGCGCCGCAGTGCAAACCGTCTTGTTGAAGAATCGATGATCACAGCGAACATTTGTGCAGGCCGTACACTGCGTGAAAAATTCGAAACTGGCGTATTCAACACTCACGCAGGTTTGAAACCAGAGAAAATCGAAGAAGTTGTGCAACTCGTTAACCCTGAGGGTACGCTAGAATTCACAGCAGAATCGATTGCAACGCTTGAAGGCTTTGCGGCTCTACGTCGTTGGTTAGCGGTTCAAGAGACATCTTACCTAGACAACCGCATTCGTAAGTTCCAAGCATACAGTGAAGTGGGTAACCAACCTCTTCCTCATTACGCGATGGGTCTAGACATTTATGCGACTTGGACATCCCCGATTCGTAAATACGGCGATATGATCAACCACCGTATGCTAAAAGCGGTGATTCTAGATAAAGAACCAGTACAAAAACCTGACGATCAAGTGGGTGAAGAACTGGCACTGCACCGTAAGCACCACAAAATTGCAGAGCGTAACGTGTCTGATTGGCTATACGCACGCACTCTTGCAGATGAACCAAGCAAGCAAACTTGTTTCACAGGTGAGATTTTCGATATTAATCGTGCTGGTGCACGTGTTCGACTTCTCGAAAATGGTGCAGCAGCCTTTATTCCTGGTGCCCTGATTCTTGATAATAAAGAACGAATTGAGTGCAATGGCGACAACGGCACAATCTCTATCGATAAAGAGGTGGTGTACAAGCTGGGTGACACATTGGAAATCGTTCTTGCGGACGTTAACCAAGAAAACCGCAGTTTAGTTGCAAAGCCAACACAGGTATTTGCTGATCAACCAGCACCACAAACAGAACAAACTGTAAGTGAAGAATAA
- a CDS encoding DEAD/DEAH box helicase — MQDSVIQFSDLSLNDSILSALDGMGFVSPTPIQAAAIPHLLEGADALGKAQTGTGKTAAFSLPLLNKLDLDQRKPQAIVLAPTRELAIQVAAEMKNLGKNIKGLKVLEIYGGASIVDQMRALKNGAHVVVGTPGRVQDLINRERLHLDEVNTFVLDEADEMLNMGFVDDVTAIMEHAPESAQRVLFSATMPPMLKNIVERFLRDPVTVDVAGKNHTVDKVQQQFWVVKGVEKDEAMSRLLETEETDASIVFVRTRQDTERLADWLSARGFKAAALHGDIPQSLRERTVDHIKQGVIDILVATDVVARGLDVPRITHVFNYDIPFDVESYIHRIGRTGRAGRKGKAILLVRTNQIRMLRTIERVTKSSMEEIQLPLRDQVAEARLNKLAAELEAEKEHKALDKFAELVEKLQTSLEIDPAMLAAMLLKRQQGKRPLFYIGEDPMVEAIERDKQRRKERREGGREGGRSFNNQDWDTYQLQVGREQGVQVKDIVGALANELGLGKGSIGAIKLAQGHTFVQLPKAMTSEAASKLSKLRIRQQDVGAVVCDFDDFRESRGGRRDGGRRDGGRREGGFRGNREGGNRGGERREGGRREGGFRGNRDGNREGGERRFDRNRGGDHRGNYRGERGHGRGRRTQDA, encoded by the coding sequence ATGCAAGATTCTGTTATTCAATTCAGCGATTTATCTCTGAATGATTCTATCCTTTCTGCTCTAGACGGAATGGGTTTCGTGTCACCAACTCCAATTCAGGCTGCGGCAATCCCACACCTATTGGAAGGTGCTGACGCGCTGGGTAAAGCACAGACGGGTACAGGTAAAACGGCAGCATTCTCTCTGCCTCTTCTAAACAAGCTAGATCTTGATCAACGTAAACCACAAGCAATCGTTCTTGCTCCAACTCGTGAGCTAGCGATCCAGGTTGCGGCTGAAATGAAAAACCTTGGTAAAAACATCAAGGGTCTTAAAGTTCTAGAAATCTACGGTGGTGCATCTATCGTAGATCAAATGCGTGCGCTTAAAAACGGCGCACACGTTGTTGTTGGTACTCCTGGCCGTGTTCAAGACCTTATCAACCGTGAACGTCTACATCTTGACGAAGTGAATACTTTCGTACTTGATGAAGCGGACGAAATGCTAAACATGGGTTTCGTGGACGACGTAACTGCAATCATGGAGCACGCTCCTGAATCAGCACAACGCGTTCTATTTTCTGCAACTATGCCACCAATGCTGAAAAACATTGTTGAGCGCTTCCTACGTGATCCTGTAACTGTTGACGTTGCTGGTAAAAACCACACTGTAGACAAAGTTCAACAACAGTTCTGGGTAGTGAAAGGTGTAGAGAAAGATGAAGCTATGTCTCGTCTTCTTGAAACTGAAGAAACTGACGCGTCAATCGTATTCGTACGTACTCGTCAAGACACCGAGCGTCTAGCTGACTGGCTATCTGCACGTGGCTTCAAAGCTGCTGCACTGCACGGTGACATTCCTCAGTCCCTACGTGAGCGTACTGTTGATCACATCAAACAAGGTGTTATCGACATCCTAGTGGCAACTGACGTTGTTGCACGTGGTCTTGATGTTCCACGTATCACTCACGTATTTAACTACGACATCCCATTCGATGTTGAGTCTTACATCCACCGTATCGGTCGTACTGGCCGTGCAGGACGTAAAGGTAAAGCGATCCTTCTAGTTCGCACTAACCAAATCCGCATGCTTCGCACTATCGAGCGCGTGACTAAGTCATCTATGGAAGAAATCCAACTTCCTCTACGTGACCAAGTTGCAGAAGCTCGTCTAAACAAGCTAGCGGCTGAACTGGAAGCTGAGAAAGAGCACAAAGCACTAGACAAGTTCGCAGAGCTAGTAGAGAAACTACAAACTTCTCTAGAAATCGACCCTGCGATGCTTGCTGCAATGCTTCTTAAGCGTCAACAAGGTAAGCGTCCTCTGTTCTACATTGGCGAAGACCCAATGGTTGAAGCGATTGAGCGTGACAAGCAACGTCGTAAAGAACGCCGTGAAGGTGGCCGTGAAGGCGGTCGTAGCTTCAACAACCAAGACTGGGATACTTACCAGCTTCAAGTTGGTCGCGAGCAAGGCGTTCAAGTTAAAGATATCGTCGGCGCTCTAGCAAACGAACTAGGCCTAGGTAAAGGTTCTATCGGTGCGATCAAGCTAGCGCAAGGTCACACATTCGTTCAGCTACCAAAAGCAATGACTTCTGAAGCTGCGAGCAAACTAAGCAAACTGCGTATCCGTCAACAAGATGTTGGTGCTGTAGTATGTGACTTCGACGATTTCCGCGAGTCTCGTGGTGGTCGCCGTGACGGTGGTCGTCGCGATGGCGGTCGTCGTGAAGGTGGTTTCCGTGGTAACCGCGAAGGTGGCAACCGTGGTGGTGAGCGTCGTGAAGGCGGTCGTCGTGAAGGTGGCTTCCGTGGTAACCGTGACGGCAACCGTGAAGGTGGCGAACGTCGTTTCGATCGTAACCGTGGTGGTGACCACCGTGGTAACTACCGTGGCGAACGTGGTCACGGCCGTGGCCGTCGCACTCAAGACGCATAA
- a CDS encoding putative bifunctional diguanylate cyclase/phosphodiesterase, with the protein MTKNICSKTEVPGWTWLLMLISCFIFAYAAFLHAIMKKPVASLLETGVSLLLFGGSIFVVLVIKWSNDSILELHSVAEREKRNAVHDSLTGLPNRKYCFELIDDRIQSGDPFSVILFDVVNFKQVNDAMGHFCGDQLLIQIGQRLQDKLKGNDKIFRVGGDEFVILTSSACEKTGTELIESLDCALSARFHLDEFQVSSRVVFGISTYPYDAISNDLLIKHADIAMYHAKRNGNLFAFYHDDMNVGAKYQLEISSRIQCALEKEEFQLYYQPLIDANTNLAVGFEAVIRWHDENGKTISPNDFIPIAERSNQVHNITMWVLGQVEKDLKTFIEKGIKLPVHVNLSAKDLSSNLLFHRLEKLLENNPQFADLISLEITETMAIDRVVELNPLIHQIKGLGIKISLDDFGTGYSSLSLLRDLPVDQIKIDRSFLCTANHTEGSRSIVENTIALAHGLGYSVVAEGVQDMDTLYFLRSRGCDIIQGYLFCPALPLNEVINWVNEHDDKQSHTRRA; encoded by the coding sequence ATGACAAAAAATATTTGCTCGAAAACAGAGGTACCCGGGTGGACATGGCTGTTGATGTTAATAAGTTGCTTCATTTTTGCGTATGCTGCTTTCTTGCACGCAATCATGAAAAAACCAGTGGCATCACTGCTTGAAACTGGTGTTTCTTTGCTCTTATTCGGTGGCAGTATTTTTGTCGTTTTAGTCATCAAGTGGAGCAACGATTCCATCTTAGAGCTACACAGCGTCGCGGAGCGAGAAAAACGAAATGCGGTTCATGACTCCCTGACAGGGCTTCCCAATCGCAAATATTGCTTCGAACTGATTGATGACAGAATACAATCTGGCGACCCTTTCTCTGTCATTCTGTTTGACGTAGTGAACTTTAAACAAGTGAACGATGCGATGGGACACTTCTGCGGAGACCAGTTACTGATTCAGATTGGTCAACGATTGCAAGACAAGCTCAAAGGGAACGACAAGATCTTCCGTGTGGGTGGCGATGAGTTTGTCATTCTCACCTCTTCCGCCTGTGAGAAAACGGGCACAGAACTTATCGAAAGCCTAGATTGCGCCCTCTCTGCACGCTTTCACCTAGATGAGTTCCAAGTATCTTCACGTGTTGTATTTGGGATAAGCACCTACCCTTACGACGCGATCTCAAATGATCTTTTGATTAAACATGCCGACATTGCCATGTACCACGCCAAACGTAACGGCAATTTATTCGCATTTTATCATGATGATATGAACGTGGGTGCCAAGTACCAACTTGAAATTTCCTCTCGCATTCAATGCGCGTTAGAGAAAGAAGAGTTTCAGTTGTACTACCAACCCTTGATTGATGCGAACACCAATTTAGCTGTCGGATTCGAGGCAGTGATCCGTTGGCACGATGAAAACGGGAAAACTATCTCACCCAACGACTTCATCCCTATCGCGGAGCGCAGCAACCAAGTCCACAACATCACCATGTGGGTATTGGGCCAGGTAGAAAAAGATCTCAAAACCTTTATCGAAAAAGGCATTAAGTTGCCTGTACACGTGAACCTTTCAGCCAAAGACCTCTCTTCGAACCTTCTTTTCCATCGTCTTGAGAAACTGCTTGAAAACAATCCGCAATTTGCCGATCTGATCAGTTTGGAAATCACGGAAACCATGGCAATAGATAGAGTTGTGGAGCTCAACCCACTCATTCACCAAATTAAAGGATTGGGTATTAAAATCAGTTTGGATGACTTCGGTACGGGGTACTCGTCGCTTTCTTTATTGCGGGATCTACCTGTGGATCAAATTAAAATCGACCGTTCGTTTTTGTGCACAGCAAACCACACAGAAGGCTCTCGTTCCATCGTAGAGAACACGATAGCTCTAGCACATGGTTTAGGGTACTCAGTGGTGGCGGAAGGCGTTCAGGACATGGACACGCTGTATTTTTTAAGAAGCAGAGGCTGCGACATCATTCAAGGCTACCTATTTTGCCCTGCGCTGCCGCTGAATGAAGTGATTAATTGGGTTAACGAACACGACGACAAACAAAGTCATACCCGGCGCGCATAA
- a CDS encoding acetate/propionate family kinase has translation MSNSFVLVINSGSSSLKFAVIDSVSGDAVLSGLGECFGLSDARMSWKFNGEKKEISIEGDDSHHKIAIGKLVGLTEELGLAQDIVAVGHRIVHGGEKFTKTVRITEEVTQEIEKLADLAPLHNPAGAIGIRAAVEAFPSLPQFAVFDTAFHQTMPQRAFTGAIAKELYTDFGIRRYGFHGTSHYFVSREAAKMINKPIEESSFISVHLGNGASVCAINNGESVDTSMGFTPLSGLMMGTRCGDLDPGIIEYLLKKGWSQEKVFNSLNKASGFLGVSGLTSDARGILEAMEEGHEGAALAFQVFTYRVSKYIASYLAALDSFDGIIFTGGIGENSMPIRREILKNLKLLGFVEDVKGNEDARFGNAGVIATSELLGAKALVIPTNEEWVIAQQSVELL, from the coding sequence ATGTCTAATTCGTTTGTACTGGTGATCAACTCTGGTAGCTCTTCACTAAAATTTGCAGTCATCGATTCCGTATCGGGTGACGCGGTGCTAAGTGGTCTGGGCGAATGCTTTGGTCTATCAGACGCTCGTATGAGCTGGAAATTCAACGGTGAAAAAAAGGAAATCTCCATCGAAGGTGACGATAGCCATCACAAAATCGCTATCGGCAAACTAGTAGGTTTAACCGAAGAGTTAGGTCTAGCTCAAGACATCGTTGCTGTGGGCCATCGTATTGTTCACGGCGGTGAGAAATTCACTAAAACCGTTCGTATTACTGAAGAAGTTACACAAGAAATTGAGAAGCTTGCAGACCTTGCTCCACTTCACAACCCAGCTGGTGCTATCGGCATCCGTGCTGCTGTTGAAGCGTTTCCAAGCCTTCCACAATTTGCAGTATTCGATACAGCGTTCCACCAAACAATGCCTCAACGTGCGTTCACTGGTGCAATCGCTAAAGAACTTTACACAGATTTCGGCATTCGTCGTTACGGGTTCCACGGCACAAGTCATTACTTTGTAAGTCGCGAAGCTGCGAAGATGATCAACAAGCCGATTGAAGAATCGAGCTTCATCTCTGTTCACTTAGGTAACGGTGCTTCTGTTTGTGCAATCAACAATGGTGAATCTGTAGATACGTCTATGGGCTTCACTCCGCTGTCTGGTCTAATGATGGGTACACGTTGTGGTGACCTTGACCCAGGCATCATTGAGTACCTTCTGAAGAAAGGTTGGTCTCAAGAGAAAGTGTTCAACTCACTGAACAAAGCTTCTGGCTTCTTAGGTGTTTCTGGCCTAACAAGCGACGCACGCGGTATTTTGGAAGCAATGGAAGAAGGCCACGAAGGCGCTGCCCTTGCATTCCAAGTATTCACATATCGTGTGTCTAAATACATCGCTTCTTACCTTGCTGCGCTTGATTCATTCGACGGCATCATCTTCACTGGCGGTATTGGCGAGAACTCTATGCCAATTCGTCGTGAAATTCTGAAAAACCTAAAACTGCTAGGTTTTGTTGAAGATGTGAAAGGTAACGAAGACGCTCGATTTGGTAACGCAGGTGTGATTGCTACATCTGAGTTGCTAGGTGCGAAAGCACTGGTTATTCCTACCAACGAAGAGTGGGTAATCGCTCAACAGTCGGTGGAACTGCTGTAA
- a CDS encoding methyl-accepting chemotaxis protein, translated as MFFNKSLQQENQRLKQELYSLQQIQQSLDEEMLRLTLDAKGNVTSANQKFLQQLSLSDKDILAKHISDLVPSNVRNTDHFYRMKQSVQAKAFWNGAFQITKGDGEEAWLRVVIQPVRNTSDQVESFFVFASELTRTITTSREYEDMLNALSRSMAVIEFTLDGTVLKANDNFLSTMGYKHEQIVGKHHRIFCLPEEANSSAYHDFWKRLASGQFVTDRFKRVDQYGSVVWLEASYNPIHNDRGELYKVVKFATNITQQVLQEQSMAQAAQLANEVSQETGTQTVQGRQVIGSTLEKMQTLSEQMQQANAAIEDLKAHSSKISELVNSISGIADQTNLLALNAAIEAARAGDHGRGFAVVADEVRQLAMRTNTTTDEIVSMVTENLERTNNAVALISQCQKEALDTLELSEKAGNVMNDIQDGASRVVEAVAQFNRTL; from the coding sequence ATGTTTTTTAATAAGTCGCTTCAACAAGAAAACCAACGATTAAAACAAGAGCTCTACAGCCTACAACAGATCCAGCAAAGCCTAGACGAAGAAATGTTAAGGCTGACGTTGGATGCGAAAGGCAACGTCACATCGGCAAACCAAAAGTTTTTGCAGCAACTTTCACTGTCAGATAAGGACATCTTGGCGAAGCATATTTCTGACCTTGTACCATCAAACGTGAGAAATACTGACCACTTTTACCGCATGAAACAGTCGGTTCAAGCAAAAGCATTCTGGAATGGCGCGTTTCAAATCACCAAGGGGGATGGTGAAGAGGCGTGGTTAAGAGTGGTTATTCAGCCTGTGAGAAACACAAGTGACCAGGTTGAGAGCTTTTTTGTGTTTGCCTCTGAACTGACTCGAACGATCACGACATCGCGCGAGTACGAAGACATGCTGAATGCGCTGAGCCGCTCGATGGCAGTCATTGAATTTACGTTAGACGGTACAGTGCTTAAAGCAAATGATAACTTCCTCAGCACGATGGGTTACAAGCATGAACAAATCGTGGGTAAGCATCACCGAATTTTCTGTTTGCCTGAAGAGGCAAACTCTTCGGCGTATCACGATTTTTGGAAAAGGCTGGCAAGTGGGCAGTTTGTTACCGACCGATTCAAACGCGTAGACCAATATGGCTCAGTCGTGTGGTTGGAAGCTTCTTACAACCCGATCCATAACGACAGAGGCGAGCTGTACAAAGTGGTCAAGTTTGCGACCAACATTACTCAGCAAGTGCTTCAAGAGCAATCCATGGCGCAAGCGGCGCAGTTGGCGAATGAAGTATCTCAGGAAACGGGCACTCAAACCGTCCAAGGCCGTCAAGTAATCGGCTCTACCCTTGAGAAAATGCAGACCCTTTCAGAGCAAATGCAGCAAGCCAATGCCGCCATTGAAGATTTGAAAGCTCACTCATCGAAAATCAGTGAACTGGTGAATAGCATTAGCGGAATTGCTGACCAAACGAACTTGTTGGCGCTCAACGCTGCAATAGAAGCCGCTCGTGCCGGCGATCATGGACGCGGTTTCGCGGTGGTTGCCGATGAAGTACGCCAGCTTGCCATGCGCACCAATACCACGACAGATGAGATTGTCTCGATGGTGACGGAAAATCTAGAGCGCACCAATAACGCTGTTGCACTGATTTCTCAGTGTCAAAAAGAGGCGCTTGATACTCTAGAGCTGTCTGAAAAGGCGGGCAATGTTATGAACGATATCCAAGACGGAGCAAGCCGAGTGGTTGAAGCTGTCGCACAGTTCAACCGCACCTTGTAA
- a CDS encoding DMT family transporter encodes MFNSERKATVILVATTMIAALGWIFSKETIQGLPPFGFIGLRFTIASLCLLPLCYRPLKAARLKDVLAASGVGLLLGGAVMTWIYAISISDTLGEGAFIMSLSMLFVPIVAWVMFQQRPQRIFWISLPIAVIGLACLSLAGGWKQSASQLWFLGAALILALHFNVNSKYSQKLPVLLLTCVQLFSAGCLGLLVSFLMESRPEQVDSSIWWWFALSTLLATSLRYVMQTMGQKFVQAGNAALIMILEPVWTVVLSILWYGEVLTANKLVGCLLILFSLVIYRTGGRFRFPKRA; translated from the coding sequence ATGTTTAACTCAGAACGCAAAGCGACCGTGATTCTGGTGGCCACTACGATGATAGCGGCACTGGGCTGGATTTTTTCCAAAGAAACGATACAAGGGCTGCCTCCCTTTGGTTTTATTGGCTTGCGATTTACCATCGCCTCTCTCTGTTTACTGCCATTGTGTTACCGACCACTAAAAGCGGCACGGTTAAAAGACGTGTTGGCAGCCAGTGGCGTAGGTTTGCTGCTTGGCGGCGCTGTGATGACGTGGATTTACGCCATTTCAATCAGCGATACGCTAGGCGAGGGCGCATTTATTATGAGCCTCTCGATGCTGTTCGTGCCAATCGTGGCTTGGGTAATGTTTCAACAACGCCCTCAGCGCATCTTTTGGATCTCGTTACCTATTGCGGTGATTGGTTTAGCGTGCCTTTCATTGGCTGGAGGTTGGAAGCAGTCTGCGAGTCAACTCTGGTTTCTTGGAGCGGCGCTTATCTTGGCGCTACACTTTAATGTAAACAGCAAATATTCGCAGAAGTTGCCCGTATTACTACTGACTTGTGTGCAGCTGTTTTCAGCAGGCTGTCTAGGTCTGTTGGTGTCGTTCTTGATGGAATCACGACCAGAGCAGGTGGATTCATCCATTTGGTGGTGGTTTGCGCTCAGTACGTTGCTCGCGACGAGTTTGCGTTACGTTATGCAGACGATGGGGCAAAAGTTTGTCCAAGCAGGGAATGCGGCACTGATTATGATCTTAGAGCCGGTTTGGACGGTTGTTCTCAGCATTCTTTGGTATGGTGAAGTTCTGACGGCCAATAAACTTGTTGGTTGTCTGCTGATTCTCTTTTCTTTGGTGATTTACCGCACTGGCGGCAGATTCCGCTTCCCCAAGCGAGCGTAA
- a CDS encoding DUF2301 domain-containing membrane protein: MANTEHKETLDFLDKLSVCLYRAGISVFAIALLGLAALEGQWLDGVDGRYRAVLAVFAIAGAMSASNIHVYSKSVRIIISWSGWIGVILMVCDPELNRVWLALGFIFVTFSGIALKESFCFKVLGLKLVPTLLVVTTFALWFEQSTIVAISALLAGLIMAYLSIAKWRMPLHFDIGIKANYEV, translated from the coding sequence ATGGCAAATACTGAACATAAAGAAACATTAGATTTTTTAGATAAGCTGAGCGTCTGCTTGTATCGCGCTGGCATCAGTGTGTTTGCCATCGCGCTTTTGGGGTTGGCTGCGTTGGAAGGTCAATGGCTCGACGGGGTGGATGGCAGGTATAGAGCAGTACTTGCGGTATTCGCCATTGCTGGTGCAATGTCTGCGAGTAATATTCACGTTTACAGTAAGTCAGTTCGCATCATCATCAGTTGGTCTGGTTGGATAGGGGTGATCTTGATGGTCTGCGACCCAGAGTTAAATCGAGTGTGGCTCGCATTAGGCTTTATCTTTGTCACCTTTTCTGGGATTGCGTTGAAAGAGTCGTTCTGTTTCAAAGTCCTTGGCTTGAAATTGGTACCTACGCTGTTGGTTGTGACGACATTTGCGTTGTGGTTCGAACAGTCAACCATAGTTGCAATCTCTGCGCTTCTTGCGGGTTTGATCATGGCCTACTTATCTATAGCAAAATGGCGCATGCCACTGCACTTTGATATCGGTATCAAAGCGAATTATGAAGTCTAA
- a CDS encoding hydroxymethylglutaryl-CoA lyase codes for MTLPTNVNIVEVGPRDGLQNESPVSIRTKIRLIDLLSDTGLSHIEAGSFVSPKWVPQMADSKEVIQNITRRASVTYSVLTPNLQGLEQALDAGANQVAIFTSASEGFCQHNINCSITESLKRFEPLMVQADKYHIPVRGYLSCVVDCPYDGATSPTQVANVSQALIELGCYEVSLGDTIGTGTPNRVKEMLESVLASIPSQRLAVHFHDTWGQALANIYQALSMGINTVDSSVAGLGGCPYAHGASGNVATEDVLYLCQGLGIETSVDLELLAKAGWMISDELQRQPTSKVSQALRHRME; via the coding sequence ATGACACTGCCTACTAACGTAAACATTGTTGAAGTTGGCCCTAGAGATGGACTTCAAAATGAATCTCCAGTTTCGATTCGCACTAAAATCCGGCTGATTGATTTGCTTTCTGACACGGGTTTGAGTCACATCGAAGCCGGCTCATTTGTCTCACCCAAATGGGTTCCGCAAATGGCAGATTCCAAAGAAGTCATACAAAATATCACGCGAAGAGCCTCGGTGACTTACTCGGTACTCACCCCTAACCTCCAAGGGTTAGAGCAAGCCTTAGATGCTGGCGCCAATCAGGTCGCCATTTTCACTTCGGCTTCAGAAGGCTTTTGCCAGCATAATATCAACTGTTCAATTACAGAGAGCTTGAAACGCTTCGAGCCATTAATGGTTCAGGCCGATAAATACCATATTCCCGTTCGTGGCTATCTGTCGTGCGTCGTCGATTGCCCTTACGATGGGGCGACATCTCCAACACAAGTGGCCAACGTCTCGCAAGCGTTGATCGAGTTGGGATGCTATGAGGTGTCCTTGGGCGACACGATCGGGACCGGTACGCCTAATCGTGTAAAAGAAATGCTGGAATCGGTGCTAGCGAGCATTCCAAGCCAACGTTTAGCCGTACACTTTCATGATACATGGGGACAAGCGCTGGCAAATATCTACCAGGCCTTAAGCATGGGCATCAACACGGTAGACAGCAGTGTCGCAGGATTGGGAGGGTGTCCATACGCGCATGGTGCATCTGGCAATGTTGCTACAGAAGACGTGTTGTATTTATGCCAAGGCTTGGGCATTGAAACTAGCGTGGATTTAGAGCTGTTAGCCAAAGCAGGATGGATGATAAGCGATGAACTGCAACGCCAACCAACATCGAAAGTTTCACAGGCATTACGTCATAGAATGGAATAA